One Echeneis naucrates chromosome 16, fEcheNa1.1, whole genome shotgun sequence DNA window includes the following coding sequences:
- the alkbh3 gene encoding alpha-ketoglutarate-dependent dioxygenase alkB homolog 3 isoform X1 — MASTKEATQTKAAGSTPSNFIRHLKTHPDRASKCDVMSDKRQRARVQGSWAKQLPKNTRPSAEVPNNQPKNANSAPGSWGCGPQKTPKTFEFIQPTKLIREVPPEKVIENAGDHEISCCPSGVSRLRLLPGFLPQEEADWMFSKLFAELPWSQKTNYRQGEAYEEPRLTCWYGELPYTYARSTMAANTQWHPLLLTLREAVEQASGCRFNSLLCNLYRDGYDSIGWHSDDEASLGPKPTIASLSLGDTRVFSLRKQPPPEENGDYTYVERIRVPLSHGTLLLMEGATQDDWQHQVAKEYHDRGPRINLTFRTIYPEPENHRPGTKLRFTAKQQ; from the exons aTGGCATCAACAAAAGAAGCTACACAAACCAAGGCTGCTGGATCGACTCCTTCAAATTTTATCAGGCACCTGAAAACTCACCCGGATCG AGCCAGcaaatgtgatgtgatgtcTGATAAACGTCAGCGTGCCAGAGTCCAGGGCTCCTGGGCCAAACAACTGCCAAAAAACACAAGACcatcag cAGAAGTTCCAAATAACCAACCCAAAAATGCCAACTCAGCCCCTGGTTCATGGGGATGTGGGCCTCAGAAGACTCCTAAGACATTTGAGTTCATACAACCCACCAAG CTCATTAGAGAGGTTCCACCAGAGAAGGTTATAGA AAATGCTGGGGATCATGAGATCAGCTGTTGTCCATCAGGAGTGTCCAG ACTGCGGCTGCTGCCTGGGTTTCTCCCCCAAGAGGAGGCAGACTGGATGTTCAGTAAGCTCTTTGCAGAGCTCCCCTGGTCCCAGAAGACCAACTACAGACAGG GTGAGGCATATGAGGAGCCCAGGCTGACATGCTGGTATGGAGAGTTGCCTTATACATATGCTCGCTCCACCATGGCTGCCAACACACAG TGGCATCCATTGCTGTTAACACTTCGTGAGGCTGTGGAGCAGGCAAGTGGATGCAGATTCAACTCCCTGCTGTGTAACTTGTATCGGGATGGCTATGACAGCATTGGCTGGCACAGTGATGATGAAGCTTCCTTGGGTCCCAAACCAACTATTGCTTCCCTCAGTCTGGGGGACACCAGAGTGTTCAGCCTGCGCAAGCAGCCGCCCCCG GAGGAGAATGGTGACTACACTTACGTGGAGCGGATTCGGGTTCCTCTGAGCCATGGGACACTTTTGCTCATGGAAGGAGCCACACAGGATGATTGGCAG CATCAAGTGGCTAAAGAGTACCATGACCGAGGCCCTCGCATCAACTTGACATTTAGGACTATCTACCCAGAGCCAGAGAACCACAGGCCAGGGACCAAGCTTCGCTTCACTGCTAAGCAACAGTAA
- the alkbh3 gene encoding alpha-ketoglutarate-dependent dioxygenase alkB homolog 3 isoform X2, with amino-acid sequence MASTKEATQTKAAGSTPSNFIRHLKTHPDRASKCDVMSDKRQRARVQGSWAKQLPKNTRPSEVPNNQPKNANSAPGSWGCGPQKTPKTFEFIQPTKLIREVPPEKVIENAGDHEISCCPSGVSRLRLLPGFLPQEEADWMFSKLFAELPWSQKTNYRQGEAYEEPRLTCWYGELPYTYARSTMAANTQWHPLLLTLREAVEQASGCRFNSLLCNLYRDGYDSIGWHSDDEASLGPKPTIASLSLGDTRVFSLRKQPPPEENGDYTYVERIRVPLSHGTLLLMEGATQDDWQHQVAKEYHDRGPRINLTFRTIYPEPENHRPGTKLRFTAKQQ; translated from the exons aTGGCATCAACAAAAGAAGCTACACAAACCAAGGCTGCTGGATCGACTCCTTCAAATTTTATCAGGCACCTGAAAACTCACCCGGATCG AGCCAGcaaatgtgatgtgatgtcTGATAAACGTCAGCGTGCCAGAGTCCAGGGCTCCTGGGCCAAACAACTGCCAAAAAACACAAGACcatcag AAGTTCCAAATAACCAACCCAAAAATGCCAACTCAGCCCCTGGTTCATGGGGATGTGGGCCTCAGAAGACTCCTAAGACATTTGAGTTCATACAACCCACCAAG CTCATTAGAGAGGTTCCACCAGAGAAGGTTATAGA AAATGCTGGGGATCATGAGATCAGCTGTTGTCCATCAGGAGTGTCCAG ACTGCGGCTGCTGCCTGGGTTTCTCCCCCAAGAGGAGGCAGACTGGATGTTCAGTAAGCTCTTTGCAGAGCTCCCCTGGTCCCAGAAGACCAACTACAGACAGG GTGAGGCATATGAGGAGCCCAGGCTGACATGCTGGTATGGAGAGTTGCCTTATACATATGCTCGCTCCACCATGGCTGCCAACACACAG TGGCATCCATTGCTGTTAACACTTCGTGAGGCTGTGGAGCAGGCAAGTGGATGCAGATTCAACTCCCTGCTGTGTAACTTGTATCGGGATGGCTATGACAGCATTGGCTGGCACAGTGATGATGAAGCTTCCTTGGGTCCCAAACCAACTATTGCTTCCCTCAGTCTGGGGGACACCAGAGTGTTCAGCCTGCGCAAGCAGCCGCCCCCG GAGGAGAATGGTGACTACACTTACGTGGAGCGGATTCGGGTTCCTCTGAGCCATGGGACACTTTTGCTCATGGAAGGAGCCACACAGGATGATTGGCAG CATCAAGTGGCTAAAGAGTACCATGACCGAGGCCCTCGCATCAACTTGACATTTAGGACTATCTACCCAGAGCCAGAGAACCACAGGCCAGGGACCAAGCTTCGCTTCACTGCTAAGCAACAGTAA
- the alkbh3 gene encoding alpha-ketoglutarate-dependent dioxygenase alkB homolog 3 isoform X3, protein MSDKRQRARVQGSWAKQLPKNTRPSAEVPNNQPKNANSAPGSWGCGPQKTPKTFEFIQPTKLIREVPPEKVIENAGDHEISCCPSGVSRLRLLPGFLPQEEADWMFSKLFAELPWSQKTNYRQGEAYEEPRLTCWYGELPYTYARSTMAANTQWHPLLLTLREAVEQASGCRFNSLLCNLYRDGYDSIGWHSDDEASLGPKPTIASLSLGDTRVFSLRKQPPPEENGDYTYVERIRVPLSHGTLLLMEGATQDDWQHQVAKEYHDRGPRINLTFRTIYPEPENHRPGTKLRFTAKQQ, encoded by the exons atgtcTGATAAACGTCAGCGTGCCAGAGTCCAGGGCTCCTGGGCCAAACAACTGCCAAAAAACACAAGACcatcag cAGAAGTTCCAAATAACCAACCCAAAAATGCCAACTCAGCCCCTGGTTCATGGGGATGTGGGCCTCAGAAGACTCCTAAGACATTTGAGTTCATACAACCCACCAAG CTCATTAGAGAGGTTCCACCAGAGAAGGTTATAGA AAATGCTGGGGATCATGAGATCAGCTGTTGTCCATCAGGAGTGTCCAG ACTGCGGCTGCTGCCTGGGTTTCTCCCCCAAGAGGAGGCAGACTGGATGTTCAGTAAGCTCTTTGCAGAGCTCCCCTGGTCCCAGAAGACCAACTACAGACAGG GTGAGGCATATGAGGAGCCCAGGCTGACATGCTGGTATGGAGAGTTGCCTTATACATATGCTCGCTCCACCATGGCTGCCAACACACAG TGGCATCCATTGCTGTTAACACTTCGTGAGGCTGTGGAGCAGGCAAGTGGATGCAGATTCAACTCCCTGCTGTGTAACTTGTATCGGGATGGCTATGACAGCATTGGCTGGCACAGTGATGATGAAGCTTCCTTGGGTCCCAAACCAACTATTGCTTCCCTCAGTCTGGGGGACACCAGAGTGTTCAGCCTGCGCAAGCAGCCGCCCCCG GAGGAGAATGGTGACTACACTTACGTGGAGCGGATTCGGGTTCCTCTGAGCCATGGGACACTTTTGCTCATGGAAGGAGCCACACAGGATGATTGGCAG CATCAAGTGGCTAAAGAGTACCATGACCGAGGCCCTCGCATCAACTTGACATTTAGGACTATCTACCCAGAGCCAGAGAACCACAGGCCAGGGACCAAGCTTCGCTTCACTGCTAAGCAACAGTAA
- the alkbh3 gene encoding alpha-ketoglutarate-dependent dioxygenase alkB homolog 3 isoform X4, translating into MSDKRQRARVQGSWAKQLPKNTRPSEVPNNQPKNANSAPGSWGCGPQKTPKTFEFIQPTKLIREVPPEKVIENAGDHEISCCPSGVSRLRLLPGFLPQEEADWMFSKLFAELPWSQKTNYRQGEAYEEPRLTCWYGELPYTYARSTMAANTQWHPLLLTLREAVEQASGCRFNSLLCNLYRDGYDSIGWHSDDEASLGPKPTIASLSLGDTRVFSLRKQPPPEENGDYTYVERIRVPLSHGTLLLMEGATQDDWQHQVAKEYHDRGPRINLTFRTIYPEPENHRPGTKLRFTAKQQ; encoded by the exons atgtcTGATAAACGTCAGCGTGCCAGAGTCCAGGGCTCCTGGGCCAAACAACTGCCAAAAAACACAAGACcatcag AAGTTCCAAATAACCAACCCAAAAATGCCAACTCAGCCCCTGGTTCATGGGGATGTGGGCCTCAGAAGACTCCTAAGACATTTGAGTTCATACAACCCACCAAG CTCATTAGAGAGGTTCCACCAGAGAAGGTTATAGA AAATGCTGGGGATCATGAGATCAGCTGTTGTCCATCAGGAGTGTCCAG ACTGCGGCTGCTGCCTGGGTTTCTCCCCCAAGAGGAGGCAGACTGGATGTTCAGTAAGCTCTTTGCAGAGCTCCCCTGGTCCCAGAAGACCAACTACAGACAGG GTGAGGCATATGAGGAGCCCAGGCTGACATGCTGGTATGGAGAGTTGCCTTATACATATGCTCGCTCCACCATGGCTGCCAACACACAG TGGCATCCATTGCTGTTAACACTTCGTGAGGCTGTGGAGCAGGCAAGTGGATGCAGATTCAACTCCCTGCTGTGTAACTTGTATCGGGATGGCTATGACAGCATTGGCTGGCACAGTGATGATGAAGCTTCCTTGGGTCCCAAACCAACTATTGCTTCCCTCAGTCTGGGGGACACCAGAGTGTTCAGCCTGCGCAAGCAGCCGCCCCCG GAGGAGAATGGTGACTACACTTACGTGGAGCGGATTCGGGTTCCTCTGAGCCATGGGACACTTTTGCTCATGGAAGGAGCCACACAGGATGATTGGCAG CATCAAGTGGCTAAAGAGTACCATGACCGAGGCCCTCGCATCAACTTGACATTTAGGACTATCTACCCAGAGCCAGAGAACCACAGGCCAGGGACCAAGCTTCGCTTCACTGCTAAGCAACAGTAA